CCGGAAACAGTGACGTATACAAGCCCAACCCAAATCACGATCATGGAAAATACACCTTACGCTGAAGTTTTAGAGAATCATAATTACTCTCTACCAGGACTTGCTTATGGTTACGAAGGTACAGATGGCTTAAAAACCGGCTCTAGTCCAACCGGCGGCTTCAACTATGCAGCAACGGCTGTCCGCGGGGAAACACGTCTGATCGAAGTGATCCTTGGTGTCGGTGATTGGGAAGATCAAACTGGTGAATTACAACGTCACGCCTTTGGTAATGCTCTTTTTGATCGTGCGTTTTCGACTTATGAGTATAAGCAGCTGTTAGCTAAAGGAGACCAAACCATCAATCAAGAAGAAGTTATCTTGACGCAAGACCTCTATGGTGTGATTCAAAAAGAGGCACAGCCGAATTTCACCCTGTCTGCCAATCAAGTAACTTTTGATAATGGGCTTAGCCAAGTATCTTCTACAATTGCTGCACCAAGCGTTGAATTTCAGTATGCTAAAAAATTAAAGGCCATACAAAATTCTGCCTTCTTAAAAAATGCAAACCAGAAGAATGGACTGTCGACTTTCTTTGTAAATGGATTGCTGATTATTTTAGGTTTACTATTCATGGCTTTGGCAAAATTATTTAGAAAAGAGCCTGCTGCAGGAAGCTCTAAGAAGTTCAATCCTTTATTGATCATAGGCGTTCTTTTAGCTCTTGCCGGAGTGGGTTTAAGTATTTATACATTGGTCGTTGGACCTTGGCTTTAAATCATAGAAAATACAAAAAACGCAGTTGCTTTGTATGGCAACTGCGTTTTTTTAGTTTTAAAATCAGACAATATTCCTAAAGTCACTATCACTAAAAGTTATTGATTTCAACTCTTAGTTATCCTCACTGTAATTGAATTATTATTATTAAAGAGACCTTGTTTTGCTCTCAATTTGCTCTATCTAGAAATTTTATTTACAAAATCTATTTATTCTTATCATTCCAGAAAAATGATACATCTTTCATGTCAATCTTTTTTACTGTAATATTTTTGCAAACTATTTCTATTGTCATAATTGACAAGTCAATCACACATTTTACGAATTTGTCATCTTCAGAATACGATTCTAATAAACTATCTTGACCATAATAAACCAATTGACCACCGCTCATAATCTCTACTTCATCTATTCTTCTCAGATAAAATTTTTTTAGGATGTTTTTTGTATTGCTGATAAGCATATGAGCATTCTTTGTTCCAACGTTCACTTACTCTAGGAAAAGTCATCTGCCCTAACTCATCTAAATTCATAAATTTCTTCCTTCTCATACTTTAATTATAGTATTAAAAAATCACACCATAATTAAAGTATAGTGAATATTATTTAACTACCAAAAACGAACGTTTTTGGAAATCGCTTATTTAAGAAAAGCTGACACACTTTTTGTGTCAGCTCTAATACTTTTCAAATTATGAACGTAACTTTTGATAGCCTAGTAATCTGATTGGTGGTATCCAATTTTCTTTGATCGATACTTTTTAAGTTTTGATAGCAAAAATAGGACAATAAAATAAGACCTTACCATATTTATAAATGGTAAGATCTTATTTTATTGATTAATTACTTATT
This sequence is a window from Enterococcus wangshanyuanii. Protein-coding genes within it:
- a CDS encoding DUF1958 domain-containing protein, producing the protein MKKKTILLRISTLLLVFGYAASIFAAVDAYAEEDLLTITQNAGYETSDYYRPKASIVIEAHTGQVLWEDNPDLAWNPASIAKLMSAYLVFEAIAQGKFTLDTTVKATDSDQAISQIYELSNNNIVSGVDYPVRDLLYAVMVQSSNVATVMLANLVTANDEVKFIHMMNDKAKELGMTKSTFYNCSGADTASFNGYYNPAGIDQNADNVSTARDLAILSYHLLKEYPETVTYTSPTQITIMENTPYAEVLENHNYSLPGLAYGYEGTDGLKTGSSPTGGFNYAATAVRGETRLIEVILGVGDWEDQTGELQRHAFGNALFDRAFSTYEYKQLLAKGDQTINQEEVILTQDLYGVIQKEAQPNFTLSANQVTFDNGLSQVSSTIAAPSVEFQYAKKLKAIQNSAFLKNANQKNGLSTFFVNGLLIILGLLFMALAKLFRKEPAAGSSKKFNPLLIIGVLLALAGVGLSIYTLVVGPWL